Proteins from a single region of Mustela erminea isolate mMusErm1 chromosome X, mMusErm1.Pri, whole genome shotgun sequence:
- the MAGEE2 gene encoding melanoma-associated antigen E2 yields the protein MSLVSQNARRGSAETAADYSDCQGEMQASNASGAPTSMLVPQALQGSHTPISPQGASASQAAQDPNDLEVLIEEQSQRLGALRVHDPLEDRSIALVNFMRMKSQTEGSIQQAEMLEFLREYSDQFPEILRRASAHLDQVFGLNLRVLDPQADIYNLISKRGFQTTDRIAESLDVPKAGLLALVLGHILLNGNRAREASIWDLLLKVDLLGDPQRINNLFGNTRNLLITDFVRMRFLEYWPVYGTNPLEFEFLWGSRAHREITKMEALKFVAEAHDEEPWSWPEEYNKALEADKAKERRQAAGLEFWSEDTMNDKANDLVQLAINVTEELLPIHQDELLAHTGKEFEEVFPNILSRATLILDLFYGFSLIEVDTSEHIYLLVQQPESEEEQMMLDSLGRPPQEYVMPILGLIFLMGNRVKEANIWNMLRRFGVDVGRKHAITCKLMRQRYLECRPLSYSNPVEYELLWGPRAHLETTKMKALEYMARLYRKQPQDWPEQYREAVEDEEARARSEATAMFFFGSM from the coding sequence ATGTCTCTGGTAAGCCAGAATGCGCGCCGCGGCAGCGCAGAGACCGCTGCAGATTACAGCGACTGCCAGGGTGAGATGCAGGCTAGTAACGCCTCCGGGGCCCCGACCTCCATGCTAGTTCCCCAGGCTCTCCAGGGCTCTCATACGCCAATCAGCCCTCAGGGTGCCAGCGCTTCCCAGGCTGCGCAGGACCCGAACGACCTCGAGGTCCTAATCGAAGAGCAGTCCCAACGTTTGGGGGCGCTCAGGGTCCACGACCCTCTGGAAGACAGGTCGATTGCTTTGGTGAATTTCATGCGAATGAAAAGCCAAACCGAAGGTTCTATCCAGCAGGCAGAGATGCTGGAGTTCCTCAGAGAATACTCAGATCAGTTCCCTGAGATCCTCAGACGAGCCTCAGCTCACCTGGATCAGGTCTTTGGGTTGAACCTGAGGGTTCTTGATCCCCAGGCTGACATTTACAACCTAATCAGCAAACGGGGTTTCCAGACCACTGATCGGATAGCAGAATCCCTGGATGTGCCAAAGGCAGGTCTCCTGGCCTTGGTCCTAGGCCACATCCTCCTGAATGGTAACCGGGCAAGAGAAGCATCCATTTGGGACCTGCTGTTAAAGGTTGATTTGTTGGGTGATCCCCAGAGGATCAACAACCTTTTTGGGAACACAAGGAACCTGCTCATTACTGACTTTGTGCGCATGCGGTTCTTGGAGTACTGGCCAGTGTATGGCACTAATCCCCTTGAATTTGAGTTCTTGTGGGGCTCTAGAGCCCACAGGGAAATCACAAAGATGGAAGCCCTGAAGTTTGTGGCAGAGGCCCATGATGAAGAGCCCTGGAGCTGGCCTGAAGAATATAACAAGGCCCTAGAAGCTGacaaagccaaagaaagaagacaggctGCTGGCTTGGAATTCTGGTCAGAGGACACTATGAATGATAAGGCCAATGATTTGGTCCAGTTGGCCATTAATGTCACTGAGGAGTTGCTGCCTATACATCAGGATGAGCTACTGGCTCACACTGGCAAAGAATTTGAGGAAGTGTTCCCAAATATCCTCAGTCGAGCTACTCTAATCCTTGATCTGTTCTATGGGTTCTCTCTGATTGAGGTTGATACCAGTGAGCACATATACCTCCTTGTCCAGCAACCGGAATCAGAAGAAGAGCAAATGATGTTAGACAGCCTGGGGAGACCCCCTCAAGAATATGTGATGCCAATTTTGGGTTTGATTTTCCTGATGGGCAACCGTGTCAAAGAGGCCAACATCTGGAACATGCTTCGAAGATTTGGTGTGGATGTAGGAAGAAAGCATGCCATCACCTGCAAGCTTATGAGACAGCGCTACTTGGAATGCAGGCCACTGTCCTACTCTAATCCAGTTGAATATGAGCTTCTGTGGGGTCCTCGTGCTCACCTTGAAACCACCAAAATGAAAGCCTTGGAGTATATGGCCAGGCTCTACAGAAAGCAACCACAGGACTGGCCAGAGCAATATAGGGAGGCTGTTGAAGATGAGGAAGCCAGAGCCAGATCTGAGGCAACTGCCATGTTCTTTTTTGGCTCCATGTGA